From the genome of Neomonachus schauinslandi chromosome 5, ASM220157v2, whole genome shotgun sequence, one region includes:
- the SUOX gene encoding sulfite oxidase, mitochondrial codes for MLRHRAVISRLRQACRLQSVPSRLCIQACSTNDSLQPQCPSLAFSGDNSSPRGWRVMGTLLGLGAVLAYHDHRCRAAEKSPHIYTREEVRSHSSPETRIWVTLGCEVFDVTEFVDLHPGGASKLMLAAGGPLEPFWALYAVHDQPHVREILAQYKVGELSPEDKAPSTLQTSDPYADDPIRHPALKVNSQRPFNAEPPPELLTENYITPNPIFFTRNHLPVPNLDRETYRLHVVGPPGCQSLFLSLDDLYQFPKHEITVTLQCAGNRRSEMTRFKEVKGLAWNTGAISTACWAGARLCDVLAKAGHQLCETEAHVCFEGLDSDPTGTAYGASIPLARAMDPEAEVLLAYEMNGQPLPRDHGFPVRVVVPGVVGARHVKWVGKVSVEPEESYSHWQRRDYKGFSPSVDWDTVDFDSAPSIQELPVQSAITEPKDGETVQSGEVTIKGYAWSGGGRAVVRVDVSLDGGLTWQVAELDGEEQRPRKAWAWRLWQLQAPVPAGKKELNIVCKAVDDSYNVQPDTVAPIWNLRGVLSNAWHRVHVRVTP; via the exons ATGCTGCGGCACAGGGCTGTGATCTCACGTCTCCGACAGGCCTGCAG gcTCCAGTCAGTCCCCTCAAGGCTCTGCATTCAGGCCTGCTCTACAAATGATTCACTTCAGCCCCAGTGCCCCAGCCTTGCCTTCTCTGGTGATAACTCCAGCCCTAGGGGATGGAGAGTCATGGGGACTCTGCTAGGCCTTGGTGCAGTGTTGGCCTATCATGACCACCGGTGCAGG GCTGCTGAGAAGTCACCACACATATACACAAGAGAGGAAGTGAGATCTCACAGCAGCCCTGAGACTAGGATCTGGGTGACTCTGGGCTGTGAGGTGTTTGATGTTACAGAATTTGTGGACCTACACCCAGGAGGGGCATCAAAGCTGATGCTAGCAGCAGGGGGTCCTCTAGAGCCCTTCTGGGCCCTCTATGCCGTTCATGACCAGCCCCATGTACGTGAGATACTGGCTCAGTACAAGGTCGGGGAGCTGAGCCCTGAAGACAAGGCACCCTCCACTTTGCAGACCTCTGACCCTTACGCTGATGATCCTATACGTCACCCAGCCCTGAAGGTCAATAGCCAGCGCCCCTTTAATGCAGAGCCCCCCCCTGAACTGCTGACAGAAAACTATATCACACCTAACCCTATCTTCTTCACCCGGAACCATCTGCCTGTACCTAACCTGGACCGAGAAACCTATCGCCTGCATGTAGTAGGGCCACCTGGGTGTCAGTCACTGTTCCTATCCCTGGATGACTTGTACCAGTTCCCTAAGCACGAGATCACAGTCACTCTTCAGTGCGCCGGCAACCGACGCTCTGAGATGACTCGGTTCAAAGAAGTAAAAGGTCTGGCGTGGAATACTGGGGCCATTAGCACTGCATGCTGGGCTGGGGCACGCCTCTGTGATGTGTTAGCCAAGGCTGGTCACCAGCTCTGTGAAACTGAGGCCCACGTGTGCTTTGAGGGACTGGACTCAGACCCCACAGGGACTGCCTACGGAGCATCCATCCCTCTGGCTCGGGCCATGGACCCTGAAGCTGAGGTCCTGTTGGCATATGAGATGAATGGGCAACCTCTGCCTCGTGACCATGGCTTCCCTGTGCGGGTGGTGGTTCCTGGTGTGGTGGGTGCCCGCCATGTCAAATGGGTGGGCAAGGTGAGTGTGGAACCAGAGGAAAGTTACAGTCACTGGCAGCGGCGGGATTACAAAGGCTTCTCTCCATCTGTGGACTGGGACACAGTAGATTTTGACTCAGCTCCATCTATTCAGGAACTTCCAGTCCAGTCGGCCATCACAGAGCCCAAGGATGGGGAGACAGTACAATCAGGGGAGGTGACTATCAAGGGCTATGCATGGAGTGGTGGTGGGAGGGCTGTGGTCAGGGTGGATGTGTCTCTGGATGGGGGCCTAACCTGGCAGGTGGCTGAGCTGGATGGAGAGGAACAGCGCCCCCGAAAGGCCTGGGCCTGGAGGCTATGGCAGCTGCAAGCCCCTGTGCCAGCTGGGAAAAAGGAATTGAACATTGTTTGTAAGGCTGTAGATGACAGCTACAATGTGCAACCAGACACGGTGGCCCCAATCTGGAACCTGCGAGGTGTGCTCAGCAACGCCTGGCACCGTGTCCACGTCCGTGTCACCCCATGA